A window from Shimia isoporae encodes these proteins:
- a CDS encoding outer membrane protein assembly factor BamD yields the protein MAGIKTRVRIAGSILALMVVTACGDTTTDRVKRGDFSLDGFTAEQIYGRGEWELGRGRGEDAAFYFSEIERLYPYSELTERAIIMQAFSYHQEKLYPESRAAAQRYIDFFPASEDAAYAQYLLALSYYDQIDEVGRDQGLTFQALQELRKVIEIYPDTEYARSSILKFDLAFDHLASKEMEIGRYYLRRDHYGAAISRFRVVVEDFQTTTHTAEALHRLVEAYLSIGLTAEAQTAGAILGHNFQATSWYEDSYKLLTGRGLELEAASDGWLKQVYRQTLKGKWL from the coding sequence ATGGCAGGCATCAAGACACGCGTTCGCATTGCCGGATCGATTCTTGCCTTGATGGTGGTCACTGCGTGTGGAGATACGACAACGGATCGTGTCAAACGCGGCGACTTCTCCCTTGACGGATTCACAGCTGAACAGATCTATGGCCGCGGCGAATGGGAACTTGGTCGAGGTCGCGGAGAGGATGCGGCGTTCTATTTCTCGGAGATCGAACGTCTGTATCCATACTCGGAGCTGACCGAGCGTGCGATTATCATGCAGGCTTTCAGCTATCACCAAGAGAAGCTCTATCCTGAAAGTCGCGCGGCGGCTCAGCGGTATATCGACTTTTTCCCGGCGTCGGAGGATGCGGCCTATGCGCAGTATCTTCTTGCGCTTAGTTACTATGATCAGATCGACGAAGTCGGCCGCGATCAGGGGCTGACTTTCCAGGCTCTGCAAGAGTTGCGCAAAGTGATCGAGATCTACCCCGACACCGAATATGCTCGTTCTTCAATTCTCAAATTTGACCTAGCGTTCGACCACTTGGCATCCAAAGAGATGGAAATCGGCCGCTATTATCTTCGTCGGGATCACTACGGCGCGGCCATCAGTCGTTTCCGCGTTGTCGTCGAGGACTTCCAGACCACAACGCACACGGCAGAGGCGCTGCATCGTTTGGTTGAAGCCTATTTGTCCATTGGTCTGACAGCGGAAGCCCAGACAGCTGGTGCAATTCTTGGACACAACTTCCAAGCCACAAGTTGGTACGAGGACAGCTACAAGCTTTTGACCGGGCGTGGCCTCGAACTTGAGGCGGCAAGCGACGGCTGGTTGAAACAGGTTTACCGCCAAACGCTCAAGGGCAAGTGGCTGTAA
- the recN gene encoding DNA repair protein RecN gives MLRALDIRDMLIIDRLELAFQPGLNVLTGETGAGKSILLDSLGFVLGWRGRAELVRAGAEQGEVVAEFDLPSGHPAHAILEDAGIPGGDELILRRVNRADGRKTAWVNDRRCSGEVLRRLSETLIELHGQHDDRGLLDPKGHRALLDAFAETEGARRDVRSAWSALGTARKALADAEAELEAVRSEEDFLRHAVGELDQLDPQPGEEADLDARRRMMQGAEKVRENVARAHDMMGSGGAEGAIGDALRWLESALPETGDHLTAPVAALERALNELGDAVDGVQRTLEALEFNPHELEQTEERLFAIRALARKHDVAPDVLGEFAEELRNRLAALDAGEGHITSLKDELRKAQSDYETVAEALSAMRRAAAGRLDAAVMSELAPLKMERAVFETRVERAEAGPEGQDLVEFVVATNPGAPAGPLGKIASGGELSRFLLALKVCLTSEDQGITMIFDEIDRGVGGATADAVGRRLKALADGGQVLVVTHSPQVAALGAHHWRVQKRIVDNITLSEVVPLAPEARVDEVARMLSGDTITAEARAAAKSLLG, from the coding sequence ATGCTGCGCGCGCTTGATATTCGAGACATGCTGATCATTGACCGGTTGGAGCTCGCCTTCCAGCCGGGCCTGAATGTGCTGACCGGTGAAACTGGCGCGGGCAAGTCAATCTTGCTGGACAGTTTGGGCTTTGTGCTGGGTTGGCGTGGACGCGCGGAACTGGTCCGCGCAGGGGCGGAGCAGGGCGAGGTTGTCGCCGAGTTTGATTTGCCCAGCGGGCATCCTGCACACGCGATTCTTGAAGACGCCGGAATCCCGGGCGGTGATGAGCTGATCTTGCGTCGTGTGAACCGAGCTGACGGCCGAAAAACGGCTTGGGTCAACGATCGCCGGTGTTCGGGCGAGGTGTTGCGACGTCTTTCGGAAACCCTGATTGAGCTGCATGGACAGCATGATGACCGTGGTTTGCTGGACCCGAAAGGTCACCGTGCGCTGTTGGATGCGTTCGCGGAGACAGAAGGCGCTCGGCGGGACGTGCGGAGCGCATGGTCCGCCTTGGGAACGGCACGCAAGGCTTTGGCAGACGCGGAGGCCGAGTTAGAGGCCGTGCGTTCTGAGGAAGATTTCCTGCGCCATGCAGTCGGCGAGTTGGATCAACTTGATCCGCAACCCGGCGAGGAAGCGGATCTGGATGCGCGTCGACGCATGATGCAGGGGGCGGAGAAGGTCCGCGAGAACGTTGCGAGGGCTCATGACATGATGGGCTCAGGTGGCGCCGAGGGGGCGATAGGGGACGCTCTTAGATGGTTGGAGAGCGCTTTGCCTGAGACCGGAGATCATCTGACCGCTCCGGTGGCCGCTTTGGAGCGAGCTCTCAACGAACTCGGAGACGCCGTTGATGGCGTCCAGAGGACTTTGGAGGCTCTCGAATTCAACCCGCATGAGCTGGAGCAAACGGAGGAACGTTTGTTTGCGATCCGGGCACTCGCTCGGAAACATGATGTCGCCCCTGATGTGCTGGGCGAGTTTGCCGAAGAATTACGAAATCGTCTCGCGGCTTTGGACGCGGGCGAAGGGCATATCACGTCGCTGAAAGATGAACTTCGTAAAGCTCAGTCGGATTACGAAACGGTTGCAGAAGCACTGAGCGCAATGCGTCGGGCTGCTGCGGGGAGGCTGGACGCGGCGGTGATGTCAGAACTTGCGCCATTGAAAATGGAGCGGGCGGTCTTTGAAACGCGTGTTGAACGCGCCGAGGCGGGCCCAGAGGGGCAGGACCTTGTTGAATTTGTCGTGGCCACCAACCCTGGAGCGCCGGCAGGACCGCTTGGAAAGATCGCTTCGGGCGGGGAATTGAGCCGGTTTCTTCTGGCGCTGAAAGTGTGCCTGACTTCCGAAGATCAGGGAATAACCATGATCTTTGATGAAATTGACCGCGGAGTGGGCGGAGCGACCGCGGACGCGGTTGGTCGGCGTTTGAAAGCTTTGGCAGATGGCGGACAGGTATTGGTCGTGACTCACTCTCCGCAAGTTGCTGCTTTGGGTGCACATCATTGGCGCGTCCAGAAGCGCATTGTAGACAACATCACTTTGAGTGAGGTTGTGCCGCTGGCACCGGAAGCGCGAGTAGATGAAGTCGCACGCATGTTGTCTGGCGACACCATCACCGCTGAAGCACGTGCTGCCGCCAAGTCGCTTTTGGGCTAA
- the ftsZ gene encoding cell division protein FtsZ: MALNLTMPDEGDLKPRITVFGVGGAGGNAVNNMIAKELEGVEFVVANTDAQALQQSDADKRVQLGVKVTEGLGAGARPSVGSAAAEESIEQIVDHLAGAHMCFITAGMGGGTGTGAAPIIAQAARELGVLTVGVVTKPFQFEGAKRMRQAEEGVEQLQKMVDTLIIIPNQNLFRLANEKTTFTEAFSMADDVLYQGVKGVTDLMVRPGLINLDFADVRAVMDEMGKAMMGTGEAEGENRAIQAAEKAIANPLLDEISLRGAKGVLINITGGHDLTLFELDEAANRIRQEVDEDANIIVGSTMDGSLEGGMRVSVVATGIDASESTSPMPLPRRSMAAPLPTAEVAVPATETPVAPTVTAATPMTAEANETPVVAGEPGLFDTLDPQTAAAEDQMEHIFEEEAPSAPVFDATTAGGDDVPAPAYQPAPAEPAVMQAEETEEFVAPQRPAPGTPTPQLMARLQAAVEKAPAAPARPAEPAATEAPEGDERPRFGINNLFNRMAGNQQAEAQAPRAAQQPRVQPSVQPTVQSAEPAQQADAEQERIEIPAFLRRQAN; this comes from the coding sequence ATGGCTTTGAATCTGACGATGCCCGATGAGGGTGATCTGAAACCCCGTATCACCGTTTTTGGTGTTGGCGGTGCTGGTGGTAACGCGGTCAACAATATGATCGCCAAAGAGCTCGAAGGCGTCGAATTCGTCGTTGCCAACACCGACGCTCAGGCGCTCCAGCAAAGCGACGCCGACAAGCGCGTGCAGCTTGGCGTGAAGGTAACCGAAGGGCTTGGCGCAGGCGCGCGCCCATCGGTGGGCTCTGCCGCTGCAGAGGAAAGCATCGAGCAGATCGTAGATCACCTCGCGGGCGCGCACATGTGCTTTATCACTGCGGGTATGGGGGGCGGCACCGGTACTGGCGCTGCGCCGATTATTGCACAGGCTGCCCGTGAACTGGGCGTTTTGACGGTGGGCGTTGTTACCAAGCCGTTCCAGTTCGAAGGCGCTAAGCGTATGCGGCAGGCTGAAGAGGGTGTCGAACAGCTTCAGAAGATGGTCGACACGCTGATCATTATTCCGAACCAGAACCTGTTCCGTCTTGCGAATGAAAAGACCACCTTTACCGAAGCCTTCTCGATGGCAGACGATGTTCTGTATCAAGGCGTAAAGGGTGTAACGGACCTTATGGTGCGTCCTGGCTTGATCAACCTCGACTTCGCGGACGTTCGCGCCGTAATGGACGAGATGGGCAAAGCGATGATGGGGACCGGTGAGGCTGAAGGTGAGAACCGTGCCATTCAGGCTGCCGAGAAAGCGATCGCAAACCCGCTGCTGGACGAGATTTCGCTGCGGGGCGCGAAGGGTGTGCTTATCAACATCACGGGTGGCCACGATCTGACACTGTTCGAACTGGACGAAGCGGCCAACCGCATTCGTCAAGAGGTCGACGAAGACGCCAACATCATCGTGGGCTCTACGATGGACGGCTCTCTTGAAGGCGGTATGCGCGTCTCGGTTGTTGCAACCGGAATTGATGCATCGGAAAGCACAAGCCCGATGCCGCTTCCCCGCCGTAGTATGGCGGCGCCACTGCCGACAGCAGAGGTTGCCGTTCCCGCAACAGAAACTCCGGTTGCGCCGACTGTAACGGCTGCGACACCGATGACCGCGGAAGCCAACGAGACACCGGTCGTGGCGGGCGAACCGGGTCTATTCGACACACTTGATCCGCAAACAGCGGCTGCGGAAGACCAGATGGAGCACATCTTCGAAGAAGAGGCGCCTTCGGCACCTGTCTTCGATGCGACCACAGCAGGTGGTGACGATGTTCCTGCACCGGCTTACCAGCCAGCTCCAGCCGAGCCTGCAGTGATGCAGGCGGAAGAGACCGAAGAGTTTGTTGCCCCGCAGCGCCCCGCGCCGGGAACGCCGACGCCGCAACTGATGGCGCGTCTGCAGGCAGCTGTCGAAAAAGCGCCGGCTGCCCCGGCCCGTCCGGCGGAACCGGCAGCGACCGAGGCTCCTGAAGGTGACGAACGTCCGCGCTTCGGTATCAACAACCTGTTCAACCGCATGGCGGGTAATCAACAGGCGGAAGCCCAAGCGCCACGCGCCGCGCAACAACCGCGTGTGCAGCCTTCTGTACAGCCCACGGTTCAGTCCGCGGAACCCGCTCAGCAGGCTGACGCAGAGCAGGAGCGGATCGAGATTCCGGCATTCTTGCGTCGCCAGGCTAACTAA
- a CDS encoding chloride channel protein: MAKSVGSFLKESAHEAAETCRGGWRVLVDKGPSQFQFWLIALGIGIAAGFAALAFRKGIHWLQSTLYGTEDLTQLHTFANTLPWFWLLVIPTVGGLVVGIILHNFTPDGRVRSVADVIQGAALYEGRVERKAGVASALASLITLSSGGSTGREGPVVHMAGAIATWVSDRIKADGITGRDLLGCAVAAAVSASFNAPIAGALFALEVVLRHFAVHAFAPIVIASVAGTVINRLEFGDVTEFTLPTATALQFYQELPAFLMLGGLCGLVAVALMWTIFWSEDMASHLQEDLRIPRWLRPAISGALLGGIAIYFPHIIGVGYETTSAALTGQLVLHEAVVFAVLKVIAVSITMAGRMGGGVFSPALMVGALTGLAFGLIATAIFPDVSGTTTLYALAGLGAVAAAVLGAPISTTLIVFEMTGDWQTGLAVMVAVSISTALSSRLVDQSFFLTQLERRGVHIAAGPQAYLLSICSVAGVMRSQSDPKAAPEERCWEMVAEGSYVDASATLESVMPMFEASGAAFVPVVTLGGEGQPPELLGAVFHVDALRAFNKALSDTAAEEHS, encoded by the coding sequence ATGGCGAAGTCCGTTGGCTCGTTCCTGAAAGAAAGCGCGCATGAGGCGGCAGAGACCTGTCGCGGCGGGTGGCGTGTGCTGGTGGACAAGGGGCCAAGCCAGTTCCAGTTCTGGCTAATAGCATTGGGCATCGGGATTGCCGCAGGGTTTGCCGCTCTGGCCTTCCGCAAGGGCATTCATTGGCTACAATCAACGCTCTATGGCACTGAAGACCTGACGCAGTTGCACACTTTTGCAAACACTTTGCCATGGTTCTGGTTGCTCGTCATTCCGACGGTTGGCGGGCTTGTTGTCGGTATCATTCTTCACAACTTCACGCCAGACGGCCGGGTTCGTTCGGTCGCGGACGTGATACAGGGTGCGGCTCTGTATGAGGGGCGTGTTGAGCGCAAGGCCGGTGTGGCCTCGGCTTTGGCGTCTCTGATCACTTTGAGTTCCGGTGGCTCAACCGGGCGGGAGGGACCCGTTGTTCACATGGCTGGCGCGATCGCGACGTGGGTCAGCGATCGTATCAAGGCGGACGGGATCACTGGGAGAGATCTGCTCGGCTGTGCTGTGGCAGCGGCGGTTTCGGCATCTTTCAACGCGCCCATAGCGGGCGCATTGTTCGCTTTGGAAGTGGTCCTGCGCCACTTTGCTGTGCATGCATTTGCTCCCATTGTCATCGCCTCAGTGGCGGGTACAGTGATCAACCGGCTGGAGTTCGGGGACGTTACGGAGTTTACGCTGCCTACGGCAACGGCGTTGCAGTTTTATCAGGAACTGCCAGCGTTTCTGATGCTGGGTGGTTTATGCGGACTGGTTGCAGTGGCTCTTATGTGGACGATCTTCTGGTCCGAGGACATGGCTAGCCACTTGCAGGAAGACCTGCGTATACCTCGCTGGCTCCGCCCTGCAATCTCTGGTGCCTTACTTGGCGGGATCGCCATTTACTTTCCGCATATCATCGGAGTTGGGTATGAAACCACTTCTGCTGCACTCACCGGACAACTCGTTTTGCACGAAGCTGTGGTGTTTGCGGTTCTGAAGGTTATAGCTGTGTCGATCACAATGGCCGGCCGCATGGGGGGCGGAGTGTTTTCTCCCGCGCTCATGGTCGGAGCGTTGACCGGTTTGGCTTTTGGTCTGATTGCCACTGCGATTTTCCCCGACGTTTCGGGAACCACCACGCTTTATGCGCTTGCGGGATTGGGGGCGGTTGCCGCCGCTGTGTTGGGAGCGCCGATTTCCACAACACTTATCGTGTTCGAAATGACGGGAGACTGGCAAACGGGGCTGGCTGTGATGGTTGCCGTGTCTATCTCCACGGCGCTGAGTTCGCGTCTGGTGGATCAATCGTTCTTTTTGACCCAACTGGAACGGCGCGGAGTGCACATCGCAGCTGGACCACAAGCGTATCTCTTGTCGATTTGTTCAGTTGCGGGTGTCATGCGATCGCAGAGTGATCCTAAGGCCGCGCCCGAAGAACGGTGTTGGGAAATGGTTGCCGAAGGCAGCTATGTCGATGCCAGCGCCACATTGGAGAGTGTGATGCCGATGTTCGAAGCTTCGGGTGCCGCGTTTGTACCTGTGGTGACGCTTGGCGGAGAAGGGCAACCTCCAGAGCTATTGGGGGCAGTGTTTCACGTCGATGCCTTGCGGGCTTTCAACAAGGCCCTCTCAGATACCGCTGCGGAAGAGCATTCCTGA
- the lpxC gene encoding UDP-3-O-acyl-N-acetylglucosamine deacetylase, with amino-acid sequence MQATLKTNVTFNGTGLHSGQPVRMTVQPASANFGIWFKRIDVIGKDALVPARWDAVEQTALCTRIVNSAGVSVGTIEHVMAALAGCGIHNALIEIDSSEVPIMDGSSADFVRAFLRAGLVKQDAPVRAIRVLKPISVTRGDARAELIPDRDMQMEFHIDFEDAAIGQQTKGITLSNGSFVRELSDSRTFCRQADVEAMQANGLALGGNPEENAVVFDGDKILSPGGLRHIDEPVRHKMLDAVGDLYLAGAPILGRYRGFRAGHSLTNELLRTLFADPDAWCFEDCAPDQAARLPGAGVHIGEIPAVA; translated from the coding sequence GTGCAAGCCACGCTTAAAACAAACGTCACATTTAATGGAACCGGCCTTCATTCGGGGCAGCCAGTGCGCATGACTGTGCAGCCGGCATCAGCGAATTTTGGTATCTGGTTCAAGCGGATTGATGTGATTGGCAAGGATGCATTGGTTCCAGCCCGCTGGGACGCCGTTGAGCAAACCGCCTTGTGTACCCGCATTGTGAACAGCGCTGGCGTTTCCGTTGGTACGATCGAGCACGTTATGGCTGCTCTGGCGGGGTGCGGTATTCACAATGCACTGATCGAGATAGACTCCTCCGAAGTACCAATCATGGATGGCAGCTCGGCAGACTTTGTACGCGCTTTCCTGCGGGCCGGCCTTGTAAAACAGGACGCGCCTGTGCGCGCAATCCGCGTTTTGAAGCCGATCTCGGTGACACGTGGTGATGCGCGCGCCGAACTGATCCCTGATCGGGACATGCAAATGGAGTTCCATATCGACTTTGAAGATGCCGCAATTGGTCAGCAGACCAAGGGCATCACGCTGTCGAACGGGAGTTTCGTTCGTGAGTTGAGCGACAGCCGCACTTTCTGTCGGCAAGCAGACGTTGAAGCCATGCAGGCCAACGGTCTCGCTTTAGGTGGGAACCCCGAAGAAAACGCTGTCGTATTTGACGGTGATAAAATTCTGAGCCCTGGCGGGCTCCGCCACATCGATGAGCCGGTGCGACACAAGATGCTGGACGCAGTTGGCGATCTGTATCTGGCAGGCGCACCGATTCTGGGTCGTTATCGGGGGTTCCGTGCTGGGCACTCCCTGACAAACGAATTGCTGCGCACATTGTTTGCCGATCCTGATGCCTGGTGTTTCGAAGATTGTGCGCCTGATCAGGCCGCCCGCTTGCCCGGTGCGGGTGTGCATATCGGTGAAATTCCCGCGGTCGCCTGA
- the ftsA gene encoding cell division protein FtsA has product MTELYESQRAMRNMRKAAMQRGVVAVLDVGSSKIACLVLRFDGTDRLNAADGIGSMAGQSGFRVIGAATTRSRGVRFGEISAMQETERAIRTAIQAAQKMAKIRVDHVIACFSGAEPRSYGLDGSVDVEAEVVSEQDVARVLAACDVPDYGAGREVLHAQPVNFALDHRSGLGDPRGQVGQTLTTDMHMLTVDEVAIQNLAYCVKRCDLELAGIASSAYVSGMSALVEDEQELGAACIDMGGGATSLSIFMKKHMIYADTVRMGGEHVTSDISMGLQVPTANAERIKTFYGGVHATGMDDREMIELEGDTGDWEHDRRTVSRAELIGIMRPRVEEILEEVRTRLDIAGFEHLPSQQIVLTGGGSQIPGLDGLASKILGQQVRLGRPMRVHGLPQAATGPAFASAVGMCLFATHPQDEWWDFDLPVERYPVRSLKRAVKWFKDNW; this is encoded by the coding sequence ATGACAGAGCTTTACGAATCCCAACGGGCCATGCGCAACATGCGCAAAGCGGCGATGCAAAGGGGCGTGGTTGCGGTTCTGGATGTGGGTAGTTCCAAGATCGCCTGTCTGGTTCTGCGATTTGACGGCACAGACCGGTTGAATGCGGCTGACGGCATCGGATCGATGGCCGGGCAAAGCGGGTTTCGCGTGATTGGTGCGGCGACGACAAGGTCGCGCGGAGTGCGATTTGGCGAGATCAGCGCAATGCAGGAAACAGAGCGCGCAATCCGAACTGCAATTCAGGCTGCCCAAAAGATGGCGAAAATCCGTGTTGATCACGTGATTGCCTGCTTCTCGGGAGCCGAGCCGCGGTCCTACGGGCTGGATGGCAGCGTTGATGTGGAAGCTGAAGTTGTTTCAGAGCAGGATGTGGCGCGTGTACTGGCGGCATGCGACGTTCCAGACTATGGCGCAGGGCGTGAAGTCTTGCATGCACAGCCGGTGAACTTTGCTTTGGACCATCGTTCGGGCCTTGGTGATCCACGCGGGCAAGTTGGGCAAACTCTAACGACGGACATGCATATGCTGACTGTAGACGAGGTTGCTATTCAGAACCTCGCCTATTGCGTAAAGCGCTGTGACCTTGAGCTCGCAGGGATCGCAAGTTCGGCCTATGTGTCCGGCATGTCGGCTCTGGTCGAAGACGAGCAGGAGCTTGGCGCGGCGTGTATCGACATGGGTGGTGGAGCAACCAGCCTTTCCATTTTTATGAAGAAGCACATGATCTATGCGGACACTGTTCGTATGGGGGGAGAGCATGTCACCAGCGACATCTCGATGGGACTCCAGGTGCCGACTGCCAACGCCGAGCGGATCAAGACATTTTACGGCGGCGTTCACGCCACGGGCATGGATGACCGCGAAATGATCGAGCTTGAGGGCGACACGGGTGATTGGGAGCATGACCGACGTACAGTAAGCCGCGCTGAATTGATCGGGATCATGCGGCCGCGCGTTGAGGAAATTCTTGAGGAAGTTCGTACCCGACTGGACATTGCCGGTTTCGAGCATCTGCCCAGCCAGCAGATCGTCCTGACAGGTGGCGGGAGCCAGATTCCTGGTCTGGATGGGCTCGCCTCCAAAATTCTTGGGCAGCAAGTCCGGCTGGGGCGTCCGATGCGTGTGCACGGCTTGCCGCAGGCGGCCACGGGTCCTGCTTTTGCCAGTGCAGTCGGAATGTGTCTGTTTGCGACGCACCCGCAGGATGAGTGGTGGGACTTCGACTTGCCTGTGGAGCGCTATCCGGTTCGGTCACTCAAGCGTGCAGTGAAATGGTTCAAGGACAATTGGTGA